The stretch of DNA CCTGCTCTTTTTCTGGAGTCATTGAAACAAATCGTATCGGATTCTAACGTACATGTAGGCGCACAAACGATGCACTTTGAAACAGAAGGCGCTTTTACAGGAGAAGTCAGTCCTGTCCAATTAGCGGATTTAGGTGTTGACTATGTTATTTTAGGACATTCAGAACGCCGTGAATACTTCAACGAAACAGACGAAGCGGTGAATAAGAAAGCACATGCAGCTTTTGTCCATTCTTTAACGCCAATTATTTGTGTAGGTGAAACACTCGAAGAGCGTGAAGCTGGAAACACCACATCTAAGGTTGAAGGCCAAGTAGAGAAAGCGCTTGCAGATTTAACGGAAGAACAAGTGAAACAGTCCGTCATCGCGTATGAGCCAATCTGGGCAATTGGTACAGGCAAAACTGCGACATCTGAAAACGCAAATGAAGTATGTGGCGCCATCCGTGCGAAAGTGGAGTCATTATATGGACAATCGGTAGCAGAAGCTCTTCGCATCCAGTACGGTGGCTCTGTAAAACCTGAAAATATTGATGAATTGTTAAGAATGGAGCATATTGATGGAGCTCTAGTAGGTGGGGCAAGCTTACAGCCTTCTTCTTTCCTGAAATTGTTGGAGGCTGGTGCCAATGTCTAAATCACCAGTTGCCTTGATTATTCTTGACGGGTTTGCACTACGTAATGAAGTTTTTGGCAATGCAGTAGCACAAGCGAAAAAGCCGAATTTTGACCGCTATTGGAATCAATATCCCCATGCATCGTTGATTGCGGCAGGAAATTCAGTGGGACTTCCTGAAGGTCAAATGGGTAATTCAGAAGTTGGGCATCTAAATATTGGAGCAGGACGGATTGTTTATCAAAACTTGACCCGTATCCATAAATCGATTTCCGATGGTGATTTCTTTGACAACGCTGCATTTTTAGATGCCATTGAACACGTTAAAGTACATGGCTCAAAATTACATTTGATGGGCTTATTATCGGATGGAGGCGTCCATTCACATTATGAACATTTGTTTGCTCTGTTAGTG from Paenisporosarcina sp. FSL H8-0542 encodes:
- the tpiA gene encoding triose-phosphate isomerase, which codes for MRKPIIAGNWKMYKTLSEAKQFAEEVKGLAPDSVKVDTVICAPALFLESLKQIVSDSNVHVGAQTMHFETEGAFTGEVSPVQLADLGVDYVILGHSERREYFNETDEAVNKKAHAAFVHSLTPIICVGETLEEREAGNTTSKVEGQVEKALADLTEEQVKQSVIAYEPIWAIGTGKTATSENANEVCGAIRAKVESLYGQSVAEALRIQYGGSVKPENIDELLRMEHIDGALVGGASLQPSSFLKLLEAGANV